The following coding sequences lie in one Stigmatopora argus isolate UIUO_Sarg chromosome 5, RoL_Sarg_1.0, whole genome shotgun sequence genomic window:
- the aak1a gene encoding AP2-associated protein kinase 1 isoform X6, whose product MKKFFDSRRELGVSGPGPGAGAGGGGSGGGGGFIGRVFNVGRYQGTIEEIVAEGGFAIVFLVRINQGQRCALKRMYVNNEHDLQICKLEIQIMRDLVGHKNIVGFLDSSIARVGAGDVWEVLILMDFCRGGQVVNLMNQRLQTGFTEAEVLQIFCDTCEAVARLHQCKTPTIHRDLKVENILLHDQGHYVLCDFGSATNSFQNPQTEGVAIIEEEIKKYTTLSYRAPEMVNLYGGKIITTKADIWAMGCLLYKLCYFTLPFGESQVAICDGSFTIPDNSRYSNDMHCLIRYMLELDPDKRPDIYQVSYFAFKLIRQECPVPNIHNSSIPAKLPEPIKASDVVVKKSQNKTRITDPIPTTETSIAPRQRPKAGQTQPQPISGILPIQAAALTPRKRPNVAVGAQGIASGAIQAAQQAPTAAQASLRPMQTTNVQPQVTPQAQQLLMKQQLPSTFLHPQNNQQQQHKSHECPALRLNPIPECSVTEPAADPDVTAGSGHHRVGSLTPPSSPKMVPKSGHRRILSDVTHSAIFGVPISKSTQLLQAAAAEASLNKSKSASTTPSSSPYSSQQTVYHPADTEAQQSARVKPNAQPSWNPFGDDNFSKLTAEELLNKDFAKLAEPTAEEEKSRGDNLIHGLNSIAVKKGACVDSLIPGLEAPPAQQYSGQLELTSAGVSESLTGKDSLLDYHLLSHTPSHGNPASVPTSSYRSSAPLGSCSALCPEEQQPSQAAADSSFPMSQGQQGNNQEFDPIPVLFPKTSNQDVQLERNGYSVLGPEDGDHETLGDFPATDRSVHSSDEDQEKDACQEEQHNFGDAPKGHTSAHDPLLVDSEEDEEHGAQRSILSTPAAPVAISHNLSQFNPEPISADVFSKAPFRLIQQEAGDVFANAPFPSGPFATQQQLDVFSQAPFAKKKEASAAPYAHAAAEAPEQSALEQIGAHAFRPQSLAKYSRHFEAKETQQNESPLNVSNQTGVHAIDPFISAPFHLKTLQEKP is encoded by the exons ATGAAGAAATTTTTTGATTCGCGCCGGGAGCTGGGGGTCTCCGGGCCTGGTCCGGGAGCCGGCGCAGGAGGCGGTGGAtccggcggcggaggcggcttCATCGGCCGGGTCTTCAACGTTGGACGGTATCAAGGGACCATCGAAGAAATCGTGGCTGAAG GGGGTTTTGCCATTGTTTTTTTGGTACGAATCAATCAGGGTCAACGGTGTGCTCTAAAGCGGATGTATGTCAACAATGAGCATGATCTACAAATTTGCAAGCTGGAGATACAGATCATG CGGGACCTTGTTGGCCACAAAAACATAGTTGGCTTCCTGGATTCCAGCATAGCGAGAGTTGGAGCCGGTGACGTGTGGGAGGTCCTAATCTTAATGGACTTCTGTCGAG GGGGACAAGTGGTCAACTTGATGAACCAGCGGTTACAGACCGGCTTCACAGAGGCAGAGGTGTTGCAGATATTTTGCGACACGTGTGAAGCAGTTGCTCGTCTCCACCAGTGCAAGACTCCAACCATTCATAGGGACCTCAAG gtgGAAAATATTCTTCTGCATGACCAAGGTCATTATGTACTTTGTGACTTTGGAAGTGCTACAAACTCCTTCCAAAATCCACAGACAGAGGGTGTAGCCATCATTGAGGAGGAAATCAAAAA GTACACCACTTTATCATACCGCGCTCCAGAGATGGTCAACCTCTATGGTGGTAAAATCATCACGACAAAGGCAGATATATGG GCGATGGGATGTCTACTGTATAAACTATGTTACTTCACACTTCCTTTTGGGGAGAGCCAAGTTGCTATCTGTGATGGCAGTTTCACCATTCCAGACAATTCACGCTACTCCAATGATATGCACTGTCTCATCA GGTATATGCTGGAACTGGATCCAGATAAAAGGCCAGACATCTATCAAGTGTCTTACTTTGCCTTTAAACTCATTCGACAAGAGTGTCCAGTTCCAAATATACAT AATTCATCCATTCCTGCAAAACTTCCAGAGCCTATTAAAGCCAGTGATGTTGTGGTCAAAAAGAGTCAAAACAAAACCAG AATCACAGACCCCATTCCAACCACTGAGACCTCCATTGCACCCCGACAAAGGCCTAAGGCTGGCCAGACTCAACCACAGCCTATTTCAGGCATTCTTCCCATACAAGCAGCAGCTCTGACCCCCCGCAAAAGGCCCAACGTGGCTGTTGGAGCCCAGGGCATAG CTTCAGGTGCCATCCAGGCTGCTCAACAGGCTCCCACTGCTGCTCAGGCGTCTTTGCGACCAATGCAGACCACCAATGTTCAGCCTCAGGTCACACCACAGGCACAGCAGCTCCTCATGAAACAGCAGCTTCCTTCCACTTTCCTCCATCCACAGAATAACCAGCAG CAGCAGCATAAGTCCCACGAATGCCCAGCTCTCCGTCTGAATCCCATCCCCGAGTGTTCCGTCACTGAGCCAGCTGCTGATCCAGATGTG ACCGCTGGGTCAGGGCACCACAGAGTTGGCTCCTTAACACCACCCTCGTCCCCAAAGATGGTGCCTAAGAGTGGCCATAGACGCATCCTGAGTGACGTCACCCACAGTGCCATCTTTGGGGTCCCGATCAGCAAGTCCACACAGCTCCTACAGGCCGCCGCAGCTGAGGCCAGCCTCAACAAGTCCAA ATCAGCCAGCACGACTCCTTCTAGCTCCCCTTACTCCTCGCAGCAGACTGTATATCACCCGGCTGACACTGAGGCCCAACAATCTGCTCGTGTTAAACCCAACGCTCAACCCAGCTGGAACCCCTTTGGCGACGATAACTTCTCCAAGCTAACCGCTGAAGAGCTGCTTAACAAAGACTTTGCAAAGCTAGCTGAGC CCACTGCAGAAGAGGAGAAGTCCAGGGGTGACAATCTCATTCACGGTCTTAATTCAATTGcag TAAAGAAAGGGGCATGTGTGGATTCACTGATTCCTGGGTTGGAAGCCCCTCCAGCCCAGCAGTACTCAGGTCAATTGGAGCTCACCTCTGCAGGCGTGTCAG AGTCTTTAACTGGGAAGGATTCACTGCTGGATTATCATCTTCTCTCTCATACTCCTTCTCATGGAAACCCAGCTTCTGTTCCAACTTCCTCCTATCGCTCCTCTGCTCCTCTTGGCTCCTGCTCTGCATTGTGCCCAGAGGAGCAGCAGCCTTCTCAGGCAGCTGCTG ACTCTTCTTTCCCCATGTCGCAAGGACAGCAAGGGAATAATCAAGAGTTTGACCCCATTCCCGTGCTCTTCCCCAAAACCTCAAACCAAG atgtCCAACTTGAAAGAAACGGCTACTCAGTGTTAGGCCCAGAAGATGGCGATCATGAAACcttgggagattttcctgcaacTGACCGGTCTGTTCACTCCAGCGATGAAGACCAGGAAAAGGACGCCTGTCAAGAAGAGCAGCACAATTTTGGAGATGCCCCCAAAGGTCACACTTCGGCTCACGATCCGCTGCTGGTCGACTCCGAGGAGGACGAAGAACACGGAGCTCAGCGTAGCATCCTCTCGACACCAGCTGCCCCCGTGGCCATCTCCCACAATCTTTCCCAGTTTAATCCCGAGCCAATCAGCGCAGATGTCTTCTCAAAAGCGCCTTTTAGACTAATTCAGCAAGAAGCAGGCGACGTGTTCGCCAACGCGCCATTTCCGAGTGGACCGTTCGCGACCCAGCAGCAGTTGGACGTCTTCTCCCAAGCTCCGTTTGCAAAAAAGAAAGAGGCTTCGGCTGCCCCGTATGCCCACGCGGCAGCCGAGGCGCCTGAACAAAGCGCATTGGAACAGATAGGCGCACACGCATTCCGCCCACAATCTCTAGCCAAATACTCCCGTCACTTTGAGGCAAAGGAGACCCAGCAGAACGAGAGCCCGTTGAATGTAAGCAATCAAACTGGAGTGCACGCCATTGACCCCTTCATCAGCGCACCATTTCACCTCAAAACCCTACAGGAAAAGCCGTGA
- the aak1a gene encoding AP2-associated protein kinase 1 isoform X2 yields the protein MKKFFDSRRELGVSGPGPGAGAGGGGSGGGGGFIGRVFNVGRYQGTIEEIVAEGGFAIVFLVRINQGQRCALKRMYVNNEHDLQICKLEIQIMRDLVGHKNIVGFLDSSIARVGAGDVWEVLILMDFCRGGQVVNLMNQRLQTGFTEAEVLQIFCDTCEAVARLHQCKTPTIHRDLKVENILLHDQGHYVLCDFGSATNSFQNPQTEGVAIIEEEIKKYTTLSYRAPEMVNLYGGKIITTKADIWAMGCLLYKLCYFTLPFGESQVAICDGSFTIPDNSRYSNDMHCLIRYMLELDPDKRPDIYQVSYFAFKLIRQECPVPNIHNSSIPAKLPEPIKASDVVVKKSQNKTRITDPIPTTETSIAPRQRPKAGQTQPQPISGILPIQAAALTPRKRPNVAVGAQGIASGAIQAAQQAPTAAQASLRPMQTTNVQPQVTPQAQQLLMKQQLPSTFLHPQNNQQQHKSHECPALRLNPIPECSVTEPAADPDVTAGSGHHRVGSLTPPSSPKMVPKSGHRRILSDVTHSAIFGVPISKSTQLLQAAAAEASLNKSKSASTTPSSSPYSSQQTVYHPADTEAQQSARVKPNAQPSWNPFGDDNFSKLTAEELLNKDFAKLAEPTAEEEKSRGDNLIHGLNSIADNLIDHGQKSQGTSLLHPDLLTLAEPLNTNAVKKGACVDSLIPGLEAPPAQQYSGQLELTSAGVSESLTGKDSLLDYHLLSHTPSHGNPASVPTSSYRSSAPLGSCSALCPEEQQPSQAAADSSFPMSQGQQGNNQEFDPIPVLFPKTSNQDVQLERNGYSVLGPEDGDHETLGDFPATDRSVHSSDEDQEKDACQEEQHNFGDAPKGHTSAHDPLLVDSEEDEEHGAQRSILSTPAAPVAISHNLSQFNPEPISADVFSKAPFRLIQQEAGDVFANAPFPSGPFATQQQLDVFSQAPFAKKKEASAAPYAHAAAEAPEQSALEQIGAHAFRPQSLAKYSRHFEAKETQQNESPLNVSNQTGVHAIDPFISAPFHLKTLQEKP from the exons ATGAAGAAATTTTTTGATTCGCGCCGGGAGCTGGGGGTCTCCGGGCCTGGTCCGGGAGCCGGCGCAGGAGGCGGTGGAtccggcggcggaggcggcttCATCGGCCGGGTCTTCAACGTTGGACGGTATCAAGGGACCATCGAAGAAATCGTGGCTGAAG GGGGTTTTGCCATTGTTTTTTTGGTACGAATCAATCAGGGTCAACGGTGTGCTCTAAAGCGGATGTATGTCAACAATGAGCATGATCTACAAATTTGCAAGCTGGAGATACAGATCATG CGGGACCTTGTTGGCCACAAAAACATAGTTGGCTTCCTGGATTCCAGCATAGCGAGAGTTGGAGCCGGTGACGTGTGGGAGGTCCTAATCTTAATGGACTTCTGTCGAG GGGGACAAGTGGTCAACTTGATGAACCAGCGGTTACAGACCGGCTTCACAGAGGCAGAGGTGTTGCAGATATTTTGCGACACGTGTGAAGCAGTTGCTCGTCTCCACCAGTGCAAGACTCCAACCATTCATAGGGACCTCAAG gtgGAAAATATTCTTCTGCATGACCAAGGTCATTATGTACTTTGTGACTTTGGAAGTGCTACAAACTCCTTCCAAAATCCACAGACAGAGGGTGTAGCCATCATTGAGGAGGAAATCAAAAA GTACACCACTTTATCATACCGCGCTCCAGAGATGGTCAACCTCTATGGTGGTAAAATCATCACGACAAAGGCAGATATATGG GCGATGGGATGTCTACTGTATAAACTATGTTACTTCACACTTCCTTTTGGGGAGAGCCAAGTTGCTATCTGTGATGGCAGTTTCACCATTCCAGACAATTCACGCTACTCCAATGATATGCACTGTCTCATCA GGTATATGCTGGAACTGGATCCAGATAAAAGGCCAGACATCTATCAAGTGTCTTACTTTGCCTTTAAACTCATTCGACAAGAGTGTCCAGTTCCAAATATACAT AATTCATCCATTCCTGCAAAACTTCCAGAGCCTATTAAAGCCAGTGATGTTGTGGTCAAAAAGAGTCAAAACAAAACCAG AATCACAGACCCCATTCCAACCACTGAGACCTCCATTGCACCCCGACAAAGGCCTAAGGCTGGCCAGACTCAACCACAGCCTATTTCAGGCATTCTTCCCATACAAGCAGCAGCTCTGACCCCCCGCAAAAGGCCCAACGTGGCTGTTGGAGCCCAGGGCATAG CTTCAGGTGCCATCCAGGCTGCTCAACAGGCTCCCACTGCTGCTCAGGCGTCTTTGCGACCAATGCAGACCACCAATGTTCAGCCTCAGGTCACACCACAGGCACAGCAGCTCCTCATGAAACAGCAGCTTCCTTCCACTTTCCTCCATCCACAGAATAACCAGCAG CAGCATAAGTCCCACGAATGCCCAGCTCTCCGTCTGAATCCCATCCCCGAGTGTTCCGTCACTGAGCCAGCTGCTGATCCAGATGTG ACCGCTGGGTCAGGGCACCACAGAGTTGGCTCCTTAACACCACCCTCGTCCCCAAAGATGGTGCCTAAGAGTGGCCATAGACGCATCCTGAGTGACGTCACCCACAGTGCCATCTTTGGGGTCCCGATCAGCAAGTCCACACAGCTCCTACAGGCCGCCGCAGCTGAGGCCAGCCTCAACAAGTCCAA ATCAGCCAGCACGACTCCTTCTAGCTCCCCTTACTCCTCGCAGCAGACTGTATATCACCCGGCTGACACTGAGGCCCAACAATCTGCTCGTGTTAAACCCAACGCTCAACCCAGCTGGAACCCCTTTGGCGACGATAACTTCTCCAAGCTAACCGCTGAAGAGCTGCTTAACAAAGACTTTGCAAAGCTAGCTGAGC CCACTGCAGAAGAGGAGAAGTCCAGGGGTGACAATCTCATTCACGGTCTTAATTCAATTGcag ACAACTTGATTGATCATGGTCAGAAGTCTCAAGGAACTTCCCTTCTGCACCCTGACCTTTTAACCCTAGCTGAACCTCTGAACACAAATGCTG TAAAGAAAGGGGCATGTGTGGATTCACTGATTCCTGGGTTGGAAGCCCCTCCAGCCCAGCAGTACTCAGGTCAATTGGAGCTCACCTCTGCAGGCGTGTCAG AGTCTTTAACTGGGAAGGATTCACTGCTGGATTATCATCTTCTCTCTCATACTCCTTCTCATGGAAACCCAGCTTCTGTTCCAACTTCCTCCTATCGCTCCTCTGCTCCTCTTGGCTCCTGCTCTGCATTGTGCCCAGAGGAGCAGCAGCCTTCTCAGGCAGCTGCTG ACTCTTCTTTCCCCATGTCGCAAGGACAGCAAGGGAATAATCAAGAGTTTGACCCCATTCCCGTGCTCTTCCCCAAAACCTCAAACCAAG atgtCCAACTTGAAAGAAACGGCTACTCAGTGTTAGGCCCAGAAGATGGCGATCATGAAACcttgggagattttcctgcaacTGACCGGTCTGTTCACTCCAGCGATGAAGACCAGGAAAAGGACGCCTGTCAAGAAGAGCAGCACAATTTTGGAGATGCCCCCAAAGGTCACACTTCGGCTCACGATCCGCTGCTGGTCGACTCCGAGGAGGACGAAGAACACGGAGCTCAGCGTAGCATCCTCTCGACACCAGCTGCCCCCGTGGCCATCTCCCACAATCTTTCCCAGTTTAATCCCGAGCCAATCAGCGCAGATGTCTTCTCAAAAGCGCCTTTTAGACTAATTCAGCAAGAAGCAGGCGACGTGTTCGCCAACGCGCCATTTCCGAGTGGACCGTTCGCGACCCAGCAGCAGTTGGACGTCTTCTCCCAAGCTCCGTTTGCAAAAAAGAAAGAGGCTTCGGCTGCCCCGTATGCCCACGCGGCAGCCGAGGCGCCTGAACAAAGCGCATTGGAACAGATAGGCGCACACGCATTCCGCCCACAATCTCTAGCCAAATACTCCCGTCACTTTGAGGCAAAGGAGACCCAGCAGAACGAGAGCCCGTTGAATGTAAGCAATCAAACTGGAGTGCACGCCATTGACCCCTTCATCAGCGCACCATTTCACCTCAAAACCCTACAGGAAAAGCCGTGA
- the aak1a gene encoding AP2-associated protein kinase 1 isoform X5, producing the protein MKKFFDSRRELGVSGPGPGAGAGGGGSGGGGGFIGRVFNVGRYQGTIEEIVAEGGFAIVFLVRINQGQRCALKRMYVNNEHDLQICKLEIQIMRDLVGHKNIVGFLDSSIARVGAGDVWEVLILMDFCRGGQVVNLMNQRLQTGFTEAEVLQIFCDTCEAVARLHQCKTPTIHRDLKVENILLHDQGHYVLCDFGSATNSFQNPQTEGVAIIEEEIKKYTTLSYRAPEMVNLYGGKIITTKADIWAMGCLLYKLCYFTLPFGESQVAICDGSFTIPDNSRYSNDMHCLIRYMLELDPDKRPDIYQVSYFAFKLIRQECPVPNIHNSSIPAKLPEPIKASDVVVKKSQNKTRITDPIPTTETSIAPRQRPKAGQTQPQPISGILPIQAAALTPRKRPNVAVGAQGIASGAIQAAQQAPTAAQASLRPMQTTNVQPQVTPQAQQLLMKQQLPSTFLHPQNNQQTAGSGHHRVGSLTPPSSPKMVPKSGHRRILSDVTHSAIFGVPISKSTQLLQAAAAEASLNKSKSASTTPSSSPYSSQQTVYHPADTEAQQSARVKPNAQPSWNPFGDDNFSKLTAEELLNKDFAKLAEPTAEEEKSRGDNLIHGLNSIADNLIDHGQKSQGTSLLHPDLLTLAEPLNTNAVKKGACVDSLIPGLEAPPAQQYSGQLELTSAGVSESLTGKDSLLDYHLLSHTPSHGNPASVPTSSYRSSAPLGSCSALCPEEQQPSQAAADSSFPMSQGQQGNNQEFDPIPVLFPKTSNQDVQLERNGYSVLGPEDGDHETLGDFPATDRSVHSSDEDQEKDACQEEQHNFGDAPKGHTSAHDPLLVDSEEDEEHGAQRSILSTPAAPVAISHNLSQFNPEPISADVFSKAPFRLIQQEAGDVFANAPFPSGPFATQQQLDVFSQAPFAKKKEASAAPYAHAAAEAPEQSALEQIGAHAFRPQSLAKYSRHFEAKETQQNESPLNVSNQTGVHAIDPFISAPFHLKTLQEKP; encoded by the exons ATGAAGAAATTTTTTGATTCGCGCCGGGAGCTGGGGGTCTCCGGGCCTGGTCCGGGAGCCGGCGCAGGAGGCGGTGGAtccggcggcggaggcggcttCATCGGCCGGGTCTTCAACGTTGGACGGTATCAAGGGACCATCGAAGAAATCGTGGCTGAAG GGGGTTTTGCCATTGTTTTTTTGGTACGAATCAATCAGGGTCAACGGTGTGCTCTAAAGCGGATGTATGTCAACAATGAGCATGATCTACAAATTTGCAAGCTGGAGATACAGATCATG CGGGACCTTGTTGGCCACAAAAACATAGTTGGCTTCCTGGATTCCAGCATAGCGAGAGTTGGAGCCGGTGACGTGTGGGAGGTCCTAATCTTAATGGACTTCTGTCGAG GGGGACAAGTGGTCAACTTGATGAACCAGCGGTTACAGACCGGCTTCACAGAGGCAGAGGTGTTGCAGATATTTTGCGACACGTGTGAAGCAGTTGCTCGTCTCCACCAGTGCAAGACTCCAACCATTCATAGGGACCTCAAG gtgGAAAATATTCTTCTGCATGACCAAGGTCATTATGTACTTTGTGACTTTGGAAGTGCTACAAACTCCTTCCAAAATCCACAGACAGAGGGTGTAGCCATCATTGAGGAGGAAATCAAAAA GTACACCACTTTATCATACCGCGCTCCAGAGATGGTCAACCTCTATGGTGGTAAAATCATCACGACAAAGGCAGATATATGG GCGATGGGATGTCTACTGTATAAACTATGTTACTTCACACTTCCTTTTGGGGAGAGCCAAGTTGCTATCTGTGATGGCAGTTTCACCATTCCAGACAATTCACGCTACTCCAATGATATGCACTGTCTCATCA GGTATATGCTGGAACTGGATCCAGATAAAAGGCCAGACATCTATCAAGTGTCTTACTTTGCCTTTAAACTCATTCGACAAGAGTGTCCAGTTCCAAATATACAT AATTCATCCATTCCTGCAAAACTTCCAGAGCCTATTAAAGCCAGTGATGTTGTGGTCAAAAAGAGTCAAAACAAAACCAG AATCACAGACCCCATTCCAACCACTGAGACCTCCATTGCACCCCGACAAAGGCCTAAGGCTGGCCAGACTCAACCACAGCCTATTTCAGGCATTCTTCCCATACAAGCAGCAGCTCTGACCCCCCGCAAAAGGCCCAACGTGGCTGTTGGAGCCCAGGGCATAG CTTCAGGTGCCATCCAGGCTGCTCAACAGGCTCCCACTGCTGCTCAGGCGTCTTTGCGACCAATGCAGACCACCAATGTTCAGCCTCAGGTCACACCACAGGCACAGCAGCTCCTCATGAAACAGCAGCTTCCTTCCACTTTCCTCCATCCACAGAATAACCAGCAG ACCGCTGGGTCAGGGCACCACAGAGTTGGCTCCTTAACACCACCCTCGTCCCCAAAGATGGTGCCTAAGAGTGGCCATAGACGCATCCTGAGTGACGTCACCCACAGTGCCATCTTTGGGGTCCCGATCAGCAAGTCCACACAGCTCCTACAGGCCGCCGCAGCTGAGGCCAGCCTCAACAAGTCCAA ATCAGCCAGCACGACTCCTTCTAGCTCCCCTTACTCCTCGCAGCAGACTGTATATCACCCGGCTGACACTGAGGCCCAACAATCTGCTCGTGTTAAACCCAACGCTCAACCCAGCTGGAACCCCTTTGGCGACGATAACTTCTCCAAGCTAACCGCTGAAGAGCTGCTTAACAAAGACTTTGCAAAGCTAGCTGAGC CCACTGCAGAAGAGGAGAAGTCCAGGGGTGACAATCTCATTCACGGTCTTAATTCAATTGcag ACAACTTGATTGATCATGGTCAGAAGTCTCAAGGAACTTCCCTTCTGCACCCTGACCTTTTAACCCTAGCTGAACCTCTGAACACAAATGCTG TAAAGAAAGGGGCATGTGTGGATTCACTGATTCCTGGGTTGGAAGCCCCTCCAGCCCAGCAGTACTCAGGTCAATTGGAGCTCACCTCTGCAGGCGTGTCAG AGTCTTTAACTGGGAAGGATTCACTGCTGGATTATCATCTTCTCTCTCATACTCCTTCTCATGGAAACCCAGCTTCTGTTCCAACTTCCTCCTATCGCTCCTCTGCTCCTCTTGGCTCCTGCTCTGCATTGTGCCCAGAGGAGCAGCAGCCTTCTCAGGCAGCTGCTG ACTCTTCTTTCCCCATGTCGCAAGGACAGCAAGGGAATAATCAAGAGTTTGACCCCATTCCCGTGCTCTTCCCCAAAACCTCAAACCAAG atgtCCAACTTGAAAGAAACGGCTACTCAGTGTTAGGCCCAGAAGATGGCGATCATGAAACcttgggagattttcctgcaacTGACCGGTCTGTTCACTCCAGCGATGAAGACCAGGAAAAGGACGCCTGTCAAGAAGAGCAGCACAATTTTGGAGATGCCCCCAAAGGTCACACTTCGGCTCACGATCCGCTGCTGGTCGACTCCGAGGAGGACGAAGAACACGGAGCTCAGCGTAGCATCCTCTCGACACCAGCTGCCCCCGTGGCCATCTCCCACAATCTTTCCCAGTTTAATCCCGAGCCAATCAGCGCAGATGTCTTCTCAAAAGCGCCTTTTAGACTAATTCAGCAAGAAGCAGGCGACGTGTTCGCCAACGCGCCATTTCCGAGTGGACCGTTCGCGACCCAGCAGCAGTTGGACGTCTTCTCCCAAGCTCCGTTTGCAAAAAAGAAAGAGGCTTCGGCTGCCCCGTATGCCCACGCGGCAGCCGAGGCGCCTGAACAAAGCGCATTGGAACAGATAGGCGCACACGCATTCCGCCCACAATCTCTAGCCAAATACTCCCGTCACTTTGAGGCAAAGGAGACCCAGCAGAACGAGAGCCCGTTGAATGTAAGCAATCAAACTGGAGTGCACGCCATTGACCCCTTCATCAGCGCACCATTTCACCTCAAAACCCTACAGGAAAAGCCGTGA